From the Deltaproteobacteria bacterium genome, one window contains:
- a CDS encoding methylmalonyl-CoA epimerase has translation MPSDSATKSESSPARQYIVGINHLGLAPKDPERARWFFQDILGLPHLGDELVNEQQTLTRMFAAFVSPPDPVERLEILVPSPEGAGAVGAFLAKKGSGIHHLALTVRDLDTLIAHLISKGVRMVDQAPRNGAHQTRIAFVHPESTGGLLIELVEPRPSAKV, from the coding sequence ATGCCATCGGACTCGGCGACCAAGTCTGAATCATCGCCAGCCCGGCAGTATATCGTCGGGATCAATCACCTCGGCCTAGCTCCCAAAGACCCGGAGCGGGCCCGTTGGTTTTTCCAGGACATCTTAGGGTTACCGCATCTCGGTGACGAATTAGTGAACGAACAGCAGACATTGACCCGGATGTTTGCGGCGTTCGTTTCGCCCCCCGACCCGGTTGAGCGCCTTGAGATCTTAGTGCCATCGCCCGAGGGGGCCGGTGCCGTAGGTGCATTCTTGGCCAAAAAAGGTTCTGGAATCCATCATTTAGCGCTGACAGTCCGCGACCTAGACACGCTGATCGCCCATCTTATCAGTAAGGGTGTACGTATGGTCGATCAGGCGCCTCGCAACGGTGCGCACCAGACCCGCATTGCCTTTGTCCACCCAGAGTCTACAGGGGGCCTCCTCATCGAACTCGTTGAGCCCCGACCTAGCGCAAAGGTTTGA
- a CDS encoding phosphoglycerate dehydrogenase, with product MSTHVLITGHLHESAIAGFKANKDFHVVYAPDCERSELLRMVPKAQVLVTRSETDVDREVIEHAPELKVIARAAVGVGNIDIDLATQKGILVINCPGKNTNSAAELTLALALAMLRNVPQAHQTMKSGGWDRHRFTGRELRGKRIGIVGLGNVGHRVAQFARGFDMEVYAYDPYIAPQVFERHQARQFKDLDDMLRVTDILTVHVPLNKETKGMIKGPQLDLMPRGSYVLNVARGGVIAEKDLVARLQNGQIAGAGIDTWESEPKPLPDLLQSDKVWCSPHIGASTLEAQIAIGDTILRQVEKAVAGGVVDYPVNLPQVGVIDNPLLNAYAVLAEKLGSLIGQIISFNPKSVELSYRGDLAALDHSIVRLSLMKGYASKVVDGYVSFVNVETHIEKMGLTITESKDPNFQSYKSALKVRCRGADGAELTVGGVVFDDRYSRISLINDFYFELEPTGDIIIVENNDRPGVIGDVGHFLASRGVNIDSFELSRNRKGGRAMALVRIDSPLSPDGVAAMNKINNVIAVHEVNL from the coding sequence ATGTCGACGCACGTTTTGATCACCGGTCATTTGCACGAATCGGCTATCGCAGGGTTTAAGGCTAACAAAGACTTTCACGTGGTCTATGCACCTGACTGTGAGCGCTCTGAGCTACTGCGCATGGTGCCAAAGGCCCAGGTCCTCGTGACCCGTAGCGAAACCGACGTCGACCGTGAAGTGATTGAGCATGCACCCGAGCTTAAAGTGATCGCCCGCGCTGCCGTTGGTGTTGGCAATATCGATATCGATCTGGCGACGCAAAAGGGCATCCTAGTAATCAACTGCCCGGGCAAAAATACCAACTCCGCCGCTGAGCTGACGCTTGCACTAGCCTTGGCAATGCTCCGAAACGTGCCGCAGGCCCATCAGACGATGAAGAGCGGCGGCTGGGATCGTCACCGATTCACGGGGCGGGAGCTACGCGGCAAGCGCATAGGTATTGTCGGTCTCGGTAACGTCGGACACCGGGTGGCTCAGTTTGCCCGAGGCTTTGACATGGAGGTGTATGCCTACGACCCCTACATCGCACCGCAGGTCTTCGAGCGGCACCAAGCACGGCAGTTTAAGGATCTCGACGACATGCTGCGCGTCACCGACATCCTGACTGTGCATGTACCGCTCAATAAAGAGACAAAAGGCATGATCAAAGGTCCCCAACTGGACCTGATGCCCCGTGGCAGTTACGTGTTAAACGTCGCGCGCGGCGGTGTTATCGCCGAGAAGGATCTGGTCGCCCGTCTACAGAATGGCCAAATTGCGGGTGCCGGTATCGACACCTGGGAGAGTGAGCCTAAACCGCTGCCTGATCTGCTGCAAAGTGACAAAGTCTGGTGTTCCCCGCACATCGGTGCTTCAACTCTTGAGGCCCAGATTGCCATCGGTGATACGATCTTGCGCCAAGTTGAAAAGGCCGTCGCCGGTGGCGTCGTCGATTATCCAGTCAACCTGCCGCAAGTGGGTGTGATCGATAATCCGCTTCTCAACGCCTATGCCGTCCTTGCAGAGAAGCTGGGCTCACTCATTGGTCAGATCATCAGCTTTAATCCGAAGTCGGTCGAACTGAGCTACCGTGGTGACTTGGCGGCATTAGACCATTCGATCGTGCGCTTGAGTCTCATGAAGGGCTATGCCAGTAAGGTAGTGGATGGTTACGTGTCGTTCGTGAATGTGGAGACCCACATTGAGAAGATGGGCTTAACCATCACGGAATCCAAAGATCCTAACTTCCAAAGTTACAAGTCGGCCCTCAAAGTGCGATGCCGCGGCGCCGACGGTGCTGAACTCACGGTTGGTGGCGTGGTCTTTGACGATCGCTACTCACGTATCTCGCTCATCAACGACTTCTACTTTGAACTCGAGCCCACAGGCGACATCATCATTGTCGAGAATAACGATAGACCTGGCGTTATTGGCGACGTCGGTCATTTCCTTGCGTCCCGTGGTGTCAATATTGATAGCTTTGAGCTGAGCCGTAACCGTAAGGGTGGCCGCGCGATGGCTCTCGTGAGAATAGACTCACCGCTATCGCCCGATGGCGTGGCGGCTATGAATAAGATCAACAACGTGATCGCCGTGCACGAAGTAAATCTTTGA
- a CDS encoding nucleotidyltransferase domain-containing protein, translating into MDHQIRNKLISYFATKDEVRLLVVFGSAIDGRMTAESDIDLALDLGRALTIDEKLEISHDLGKFLGRDVDIVDLSKVRGAILEEVVVKGERLMQRSPEDFAKLLTRMWYDKEDDGRFRQRTVEARLARWKQ; encoded by the coding sequence ATGGATCATCAAATCCGGAACAAGCTGATTAGTTATTTCGCTACCAAAGACGAAGTGAGGCTATTAGTTGTTTTTGGATCGGCGATCGATGGTCGCATGACAGCGGAGTCTGATATCGATTTAGCACTCGACCTAGGTCGTGCACTGACGATCGATGAAAAACTCGAGATTTCGCATGATCTCGGTAAGTTTTTAGGCCGTGACGTTGATATCGTGGACCTCAGCAAAGTGCGGGGTGCCATCCTAGAAGAGGTTGTGGTCAAGGGTGAACGGTTGATGCAGAGATCGCCCGAGGATTTTGCCAAGCTGCTGACGCGTATGTGGTATGACAAAGAGGACGACGGCCGTTTCCGGCAGCGCACTGTAGAAGCGAGGTTAGCAAGGTGGAAGCAGTAA